The Papio anubis isolate 15944 chromosome 1, Panubis1.0, whole genome shotgun sequence genome window below encodes:
- the PRRC2C gene encoding protein PRRC2C isoform X6 yields MSAEIGTMISVSSAEYGTNAKESVTDYTTPSSSLPNTVATNNTKMEDTLVNNVPLPNTLPLPKRETIQQSSSLTSVPPTTFSLTFKMESARKAWENSPNVREKGSPVTSTAPPIATGVSSSASGPSTANYNSFSSASMPQIPVASVTPTTSLSGAGTYTTSSLSTKSTTTSDPPNICKVKPQQLQTSSLPSASHFSQLSCMPSLIAQQQQSPQVYVSQSAAAQIPAFYMDTSHLFNTQHARLAPPSLAQQQGFQPGLSQPTSVQQIPIPIYAPLQGQHQAQLSLGAGPAVSQAQELFSSSLQPYRSQPAFMQSSLSQPSVVLSGTAIHNFPTVQHQELAKAQSGLAFQQTSNTQPIPILYEHQLGQASGLGGSQLIDTHLLQARANLTQASNLYSGQVQQPGQTNFYNTAQSPSALQQVNYGMVTVPLPASQLSLPNFGSTGQPLIALPQTLQPPLQHTTPQAQAQSLSRPAQVSQPFRGLIPAGTQHSMIATTGKMSEMELKAFGSGIDIKPGTPPIAGRSTTPTSSPFRATSTSPNSQSSKMNSIVYQKQFQSAPATVRMTQPFPTQFAPQKRAVGRGLSHKTFGPRCWQSREQRFFSPRNGSSLNSNRANR; encoded by the exons ATGTCTGCTGAAATAGGAACAATGATCTCGGTATCATCTGCAGAATATGGTACTAATGCAAAG GAGTCTGTAACAGACTATACTACACCCTCTTCTTCTCTGCCTAACACTGTGGCTACTAATAACACAAAGATGGAGGATACTTTGGTTAATAAT GTGCCCCTGCCCAACACCCTTCCCCTCCCTAAGAGGGAGACTATACAACAGAGCTCCAGCCTAACTTCAGTTCCTCCCACTACTTTCAGCCTCACCTTCAAG ATGGAGTCTGCACGCAAGGCATGGGAGAATTCTCCAAATGTAAGGGAAAAGGGGTCTCCAGTAACTTCCACAGCACCTCCAATTGCAACTGGAGTCAGCAGTAGTGCCAGTGGACCAAGCACTGCCAATTATAATTCGTTCTCAAGTGCATCCATGCCCCAGATTCCTGTTGCCTCAGTCACTCCTACAACATCACTATCAG GAGCTGGTACATACACTACCTCTTCTTTGAGCACAAAATCTACAACCACATCAGACCCtccaaatatttgtaaagtgaaaCCTCAGCAGTTGCAGACAAGCAGCCTGCCTTCTGCAAGTCATTTTTCACAGTTAAGCTGTATGCCTTCCCTTATTGCCCAGCAACAACAGAGTCCGCAAGTTTATGTGTCTCAGTCTGCAGCAG CTCAAATCCCAGCCTTCTATATGGACACAAGTCATTTATTTAATACCCAACATGCGCGATTGGCTCCACCATCCTTGGCTCAACAACAGGGTTTCCAACCAGGTCTCTCTCAG CCAACTTCAGTTCAGCAGATTCCAATCCCTATTTATGCACCACTGCAAGGGCAGCATCAAGCCCAACTGAGTTTGGGGGCTGGACctgctgtttcccaggctcaggAATTGTTCAGCTCTTCACTTCAACCATATAG ATCTCAGCCAGCTTTTATGCAAAGCAGTTTATCCCAACCATCTGTGGTCCTTTCTGGGACTGCTATTCACAACTTTCCAACTGTCCAACACCAAGAACTTGCCAAGGCACAATCTGGTCTTGCCTTTCAGCAAACATCAAATACCCAGCCTATTCCCATATTGTATGAACATCAACTGGGGCAGGCATCAGGACTAGGAGGTTCCCAGCTGATTGACACACATCTTCTCCAG GCTAGAGCAAATCTTACCCAGGCTTCAAATCTTTATTCTGGACAAGTACAACAGCCTGGTCAGACAAATTTTTATAACACTGCCCAGTCACCAAGTGCTCTCCAGCAGGTAAACTATGGCATG GTTACAGTACCTTTACCAGCATCCCAGCTTTCCTTGCCTAATTTTGGATCTACAGGGCAACCTCTAATTGCTTTGCCTCAGACTCTTCAGCCCCCATTACAGCATACCACTCCCCAAGCACAGGCTCAGAGTCTGAGCCGTCCTGCACAAGTAAGCCAGCCTTTCAGAGGATTAATTCCTGCTGGAACACAGCATAGCATGATTGCAACCACAGGAAAA ATGTCTGAAATGGAACTAAAAGCCTTTGGAAGTGGCATTGATATAAAACCAGGCACACCTCCAATCGCTGGTAGAAGCACCACACCAACATCTAGTCCCTTCCG GGCTACTTCTACAAGTCCGAACAGCCAGTCCAGCAAAATGAACAGCATTGTCTACCAGAAGCAGTTCCAGTCAGCCCCTGCCACTGTGAGAATGACACAACCATTTCCTACACAGTTTGCACCCCAG AAGAGAGCTGTGGGAAGAGGACTCAGCCACAAGACATTTGGTCCTAGGTGTTG gcaAAGCAGAGAGCAGAGGTTCTTCAGTCCACGCAACGGTTCTTCTCTGAACAGCAACAGAGCAAACAGATAG
- the PRRC2C gene encoding protein PRRC2C isoform X3: MSAEIGTMISVSSAEYGTNAKESVTDYTTPSSSLPNTVATNNTKMEDTLVNNVPLPNTLPLPKRETIQQSSSLTSVPPTTFSLTFKMESARKAWENSPNVREKGSPVTSTAPPIATGVSSSASGPSTANYNSFSSASMPQIPVASVTPTTSLSGAGTYTTSSLSTKSTTTSDPPNICKVKPQQLQTSSLPSASHFSQLSCMPSLIAQQQQSPQVYVSQSAAAQIPAFYMDTSHLFNTQHARLAPPSLAQQQGFQPGLSQPTSVQQIPIPIYAPLQGQHQAQLSLGAGPAVSQAQELFSSSLQPYRSQPAFMQSSLSQPSVVLSGTAIHNFPTVQHQELAKAQSGLAFQQTSNTQPIPILYEHQLGQASGLGGSQLIDTHLLQARANLTQASNLYSGQVQQPGQTNFYNTAQSPSALQQVNYGMVTVPLPASQLSLPNFGSTGQPLIALPQTLQPPLQHTTPQAQAQSLSRPAQVSQPFRGLIPAGTQHSMIATTGKMSEMELKAFGSGIDIKPGTPPIAGRSTTPTSSPFRATSTSPNSQSSKMNSIVYQKQFQSAPATVRMTQPFPTQFAPQILSQPNLVPPLVRAPHTNTFPAPVQRPPMALASQMPPPLTTGLMSHARLPHVARGPCGSLSGVRGNQAQAALKAEQDMKKRAVGRGLSHKTFGPRCWQSREQRFFSPRNGSSLNSNRANR, from the exons ATGTCTGCTGAAATAGGAACAATGATCTCGGTATCATCTGCAGAATATGGTACTAATGCAAAG GAGTCTGTAACAGACTATACTACACCCTCTTCTTCTCTGCCTAACACTGTGGCTACTAATAACACAAAGATGGAGGATACTTTGGTTAATAAT GTGCCCCTGCCCAACACCCTTCCCCTCCCTAAGAGGGAGACTATACAACAGAGCTCCAGCCTAACTTCAGTTCCTCCCACTACTTTCAGCCTCACCTTCAAG ATGGAGTCTGCACGCAAGGCATGGGAGAATTCTCCAAATGTAAGGGAAAAGGGGTCTCCAGTAACTTCCACAGCACCTCCAATTGCAACTGGAGTCAGCAGTAGTGCCAGTGGACCAAGCACTGCCAATTATAATTCGTTCTCAAGTGCATCCATGCCCCAGATTCCTGTTGCCTCAGTCACTCCTACAACATCACTATCAG GAGCTGGTACATACACTACCTCTTCTTTGAGCACAAAATCTACAACCACATCAGACCCtccaaatatttgtaaagtgaaaCCTCAGCAGTTGCAGACAAGCAGCCTGCCTTCTGCAAGTCATTTTTCACAGTTAAGCTGTATGCCTTCCCTTATTGCCCAGCAACAACAGAGTCCGCAAGTTTATGTGTCTCAGTCTGCAGCAG CTCAAATCCCAGCCTTCTATATGGACACAAGTCATTTATTTAATACCCAACATGCGCGATTGGCTCCACCATCCTTGGCTCAACAACAGGGTTTCCAACCAGGTCTCTCTCAG CCAACTTCAGTTCAGCAGATTCCAATCCCTATTTATGCACCACTGCAAGGGCAGCATCAAGCCCAACTGAGTTTGGGGGCTGGACctgctgtttcccaggctcaggAATTGTTCAGCTCTTCACTTCAACCATATAG ATCTCAGCCAGCTTTTATGCAAAGCAGTTTATCCCAACCATCTGTGGTCCTTTCTGGGACTGCTATTCACAACTTTCCAACTGTCCAACACCAAGAACTTGCCAAGGCACAATCTGGTCTTGCCTTTCAGCAAACATCAAATACCCAGCCTATTCCCATATTGTATGAACATCAACTGGGGCAGGCATCAGGACTAGGAGGTTCCCAGCTGATTGACACACATCTTCTCCAG GCTAGAGCAAATCTTACCCAGGCTTCAAATCTTTATTCTGGACAAGTACAACAGCCTGGTCAGACAAATTTTTATAACACTGCCCAGTCACCAAGTGCTCTCCAGCAGGTAAACTATGGCATG GTTACAGTACCTTTACCAGCATCCCAGCTTTCCTTGCCTAATTTTGGATCTACAGGGCAACCTCTAATTGCTTTGCCTCAGACTCTTCAGCCCCCATTACAGCATACCACTCCCCAAGCACAGGCTCAGAGTCTGAGCCGTCCTGCACAAGTAAGCCAGCCTTTCAGAGGATTAATTCCTGCTGGAACACAGCATAGCATGATTGCAACCACAGGAAAA ATGTCTGAAATGGAACTAAAAGCCTTTGGAAGTGGCATTGATATAAAACCAGGCACACCTCCAATCGCTGGTAGAAGCACCACACCAACATCTAGTCCCTTCCG GGCTACTTCTACAAGTCCGAACAGCCAGTCCAGCAAAATGAACAGCATTGTCTACCAGAAGCAGTTCCAGTCAGCCCCTGCCACTGTGAGAATGACACAACCATTTCCTACACAGTTTGCACCCCAG ATTCTCTCTCAGCctaacctggtccctccattggTAAGAGCCCCACATACTAACACCTTCCCAGCGCCTGTTCAGAGGCCACCAATGGCACTGGCCAGTCAGATGCCTCCTCCGCTGACCACAGGCCTCATGAGCCATGCTCGTTTGCCACATGTAGCCAGGGGTCCTTGTGGATCACTATCTGGAGTCAGAGGTAATCAGGCCCAGGCTGCGTTGAAGGCTGAACAAGACATGAAG AAGAGAGCTGTGGGAAGAGGACTCAGCCACAAGACATTTGGTCCTAGGTGTTG gcaAAGCAGAGAGCAGAGGTTCTTCAGTCCACGCAACGGTTCTTCTCTGAACAGCAACAGAGCAAACAGATAG
- the PRRC2C gene encoding protein PRRC2C isoform X7, whose protein sequence is MSAEIGTMISVSSAEYGTNAKESVTDYTTPSSSLPNTVATNNTKMEDTLVNNVPLPNTLPLPKRETIQQSSSLTSVPPTTFSLTFKMESARKAWENSPNVREKGSPVTSTAPPIATGVSSSASGPSTANYNSFSSASMPQIPVASVTPTTSLSGAGTYTTSSLSTKSTTTSDPPNICKVKPQQLQTSSLPSASHFSQLSCMPSLIAQQQQSPQVYVSQSAAAQIPAFYMDTSHLFNTQHARLAPPSLAQQQGFQPGLSQPTSVQQIPIPIYAPLQGQHQAQLSLGAGPAVSQAQELFSSSLQPYRSQPAFMQSSLSQPSVVLSGTAIHNFPTVQHQELAKAQSGLAFQQTSNTQPIPILYEHQLGQASGLGGSQLIDTHLLQARANLTQASNLYSGQVQQPGQTNFYNTAQSPSALQQVTVPLPASQLSLPNFGSTGQPLIALPQTLQPPLQHTTPQAQAQSLSRPAQVSQPFRGLIPAGTQHSMIATTGKMSEMELKAFGSGIDIKPGTPPIAGRSTTPTSSPFRATSTSPNSQSSKMNSIVYQKQFQSAPATVRMTQPFPTQFAPQKRAVGRGLSHKTFGPRCWQSREQRFFSPRNGSSLNSNRANR, encoded by the exons ATGTCTGCTGAAATAGGAACAATGATCTCGGTATCATCTGCAGAATATGGTACTAATGCAAAG GAGTCTGTAACAGACTATACTACACCCTCTTCTTCTCTGCCTAACACTGTGGCTACTAATAACACAAAGATGGAGGATACTTTGGTTAATAAT GTGCCCCTGCCCAACACCCTTCCCCTCCCTAAGAGGGAGACTATACAACAGAGCTCCAGCCTAACTTCAGTTCCTCCCACTACTTTCAGCCTCACCTTCAAG ATGGAGTCTGCACGCAAGGCATGGGAGAATTCTCCAAATGTAAGGGAAAAGGGGTCTCCAGTAACTTCCACAGCACCTCCAATTGCAACTGGAGTCAGCAGTAGTGCCAGTGGACCAAGCACTGCCAATTATAATTCGTTCTCAAGTGCATCCATGCCCCAGATTCCTGTTGCCTCAGTCACTCCTACAACATCACTATCAG GAGCTGGTACATACACTACCTCTTCTTTGAGCACAAAATCTACAACCACATCAGACCCtccaaatatttgtaaagtgaaaCCTCAGCAGTTGCAGACAAGCAGCCTGCCTTCTGCAAGTCATTTTTCACAGTTAAGCTGTATGCCTTCCCTTATTGCCCAGCAACAACAGAGTCCGCAAGTTTATGTGTCTCAGTCTGCAGCAG CTCAAATCCCAGCCTTCTATATGGACACAAGTCATTTATTTAATACCCAACATGCGCGATTGGCTCCACCATCCTTGGCTCAACAACAGGGTTTCCAACCAGGTCTCTCTCAG CCAACTTCAGTTCAGCAGATTCCAATCCCTATTTATGCACCACTGCAAGGGCAGCATCAAGCCCAACTGAGTTTGGGGGCTGGACctgctgtttcccaggctcaggAATTGTTCAGCTCTTCACTTCAACCATATAG ATCTCAGCCAGCTTTTATGCAAAGCAGTTTATCCCAACCATCTGTGGTCCTTTCTGGGACTGCTATTCACAACTTTCCAACTGTCCAACACCAAGAACTTGCCAAGGCACAATCTGGTCTTGCCTTTCAGCAAACATCAAATACCCAGCCTATTCCCATATTGTATGAACATCAACTGGGGCAGGCATCAGGACTAGGAGGTTCCCAGCTGATTGACACACATCTTCTCCAG GCTAGAGCAAATCTTACCCAGGCTTCAAATCTTTATTCTGGACAAGTACAACAGCCTGGTCAGACAAATTTTTATAACACTGCCCAGTCACCAAGTGCTCTCCAGCAG GTTACAGTACCTTTACCAGCATCCCAGCTTTCCTTGCCTAATTTTGGATCTACAGGGCAACCTCTAATTGCTTTGCCTCAGACTCTTCAGCCCCCATTACAGCATACCACTCCCCAAGCACAGGCTCAGAGTCTGAGCCGTCCTGCACAAGTAAGCCAGCCTTTCAGAGGATTAATTCCTGCTGGAACACAGCATAGCATGATTGCAACCACAGGAAAA ATGTCTGAAATGGAACTAAAAGCCTTTGGAAGTGGCATTGATATAAAACCAGGCACACCTCCAATCGCTGGTAGAAGCACCACACCAACATCTAGTCCCTTCCG GGCTACTTCTACAAGTCCGAACAGCCAGTCCAGCAAAATGAACAGCATTGTCTACCAGAAGCAGTTCCAGTCAGCCCCTGCCACTGTGAGAATGACACAACCATTTCCTACACAGTTTGCACCCCAG AAGAGAGCTGTGGGAAGAGGACTCAGCCACAAGACATTTGGTCCTAGGTGTTG gcaAAGCAGAGAGCAGAGGTTCTTCAGTCCACGCAACGGTTCTTCTCTGAACAGCAACAGAGCAAACAGATAG